The DNA sequence AATTAAGGTTGATGAGAATTCTGTAAAAGCATCCTACAAAAATGGCATACTAGAAGTTACATTGAAGATTCTAGAAGAAGAAAAACCACGAGGCAAAAAGGTGGAGGTGGAATAGAACAACCTCTATTCTATTTTTTATAGGTGATAATTAAGATGAACGAAATTGAATTAAAAATTGATGAAATTCCACAACAACATGTAGGACGTGGAAGAGCCATAGTTGATCCTAAAATTATAGAGGATACAAACTGGAGTACTGGTCAGATTTTAGAATTAACATATAATAAAAAATCACATGTTAAACTTTGGCCTGGATCCCCCGAAGAATATGGTGCAGGAATAATCAAGATAGATGGAATTACAAGACAAAACATTGGAGCAGGGATAGGAGATAAAATAAAAATTAAAGATGTAGAGGCAGCAGATGCAAAGCAAATAATTCTATCTCCCACTGAAAAAATTCAAGCAGAGGGATTACAAGATTACATGATTCACAATTATCTTAATCATGTTTTTACTACAGGTGATACAATATCCCTTAACACTCAGATGGGAGGAAAGGTACAATTCATTGTTACCAGTACAGAACCATCAAAACCAGTTATTGTGACAGAACAAACTGTTTTCAAACTTGGTTCGATGACAAAGGCAGTAGATGCAACCATCCCAAGAATTACGTATGATGATCTTGGAGGTTTAAAAAATGAAGTACAGAAGATTCGCGAGATGGTAGAACTACCAATGAGGCATCCTGAACTATTTGAGAAAATTGGAGTTGAGGCACCAAAAGGTGTTTTACTTTATGGCCCTCCAGGTACAGGTAAGACCTTACTTGCTAAAGCTGTAGCAGGTGAAACTAATGCTAACTTTACATACTTAAGTGGACCTGAAATCATGGGCAAATACTATGGAGAAAGCGAGGAGAGAATCAGGGACATATTCAAGCAAGCAGAAGAGAACTCCCCAAGCATCATCTTCATTGATGAAATTGATTCCATTGCTCCAAAGAGAGAAGAAGTTACAGGAGAGGTGGAAAAAAGAATAGTGTCTCAATTATTGACATTAATGGATGGAATGAAGGCTAGAGGTAAAGTTGTAGTAATTGCAGCTACCAACAGGCCTGACTCTATAGATCCCGCATTAAGAAGACCAGGTAGATTTGACAGAGAGATTGAGATTGGAATTCCTGATGAGGAAGGGCGTAATGACATACTTGCAATCCACACAAGAGGAATGCCAATAGATGATAAAGTAAACTTGGATGATATTGCAAAAATAACCCATGGTTTTGTTGGAGCAGATCTTGAAATT is a window from the Nitrosopumilus sp. genome containing:
- a CDS encoding CDC48 family AAA ATPase; translation: MNEIELKIDEIPQQHVGRGRAIVDPKIIEDTNWSTGQILELTYNKKSHVKLWPGSPEEYGAGIIKIDGITRQNIGAGIGDKIKIKDVEAADAKQIILSPTEKIQAEGLQDYMIHNYLNHVFTTGDTISLNTQMGGKVQFIVTSTEPSKPVIVTEQTVFKLGSMTKAVDATIPRITYDDLGGLKNEVQKIREMVELPMRHPELFEKIGVEAPKGVLLYGPPGTGKTLLAKAVAGETNANFTYLSGPEIMGKYYGESEERIRDIFKQAEENSPSIIFIDEIDSIAPKREEVTGEVEKRIVSQLLTLMDGMKARGKVVVIAATNRPDSIDPALRRPGRFDREIEIGIPDEEGRNDILAIHTRGMPIDDKVNLDDIAKITHGFVGADLEILAKEAAMRSLRKILPDIDLDQDKISSEILQKIKVTEDDFRDALKEVKPSALREVLVEIPNVTWDDVGGLDDLKEELRETIEWPIKHKEAFDYVDVTAPKGILLYGPPGTGKTLIAKALAKTTESNFISIKGPELLSKWVGESEKGVREIFRKARQAAPCIIFFDEIDALAPRRSGGDSSHVSESVVSQILTEIDGLEELHDVLIVGATNRLDIVDDALLRPGRFDRIIRVPNPDAKSREKIFKIHTRKKPLDNNVNISEIVERTDGFSGAEIESIANRAAIRALKRYVEGKSQNFKEIKITQEDLLNAIEKIRPTLPKKDDQNTKDKDTLTADTK